DNA sequence from the Tissierella sp. MB52-C2 genome:
AATAAAAGTAAGTGAAATGTTAGCTACAATTCATGGAGCAGCATTTGTAGAAAGAGTTGCAGTAAACAACCCAGCAAATATAAGAAAAGCTAAAAAAGCTATAAAAGAATGTTTCCAGATACAACTTGAAGGAAAAGGATTTGGAATTGTAGAAGTATTATCCACATGTCCAACTAACTGGGGATTAACAGCTCCAGAGGCTATGAAATGGCTAGAGGAAAATATGATGCCTTATTATCCTCTTGGAAACTATAGACGTCCAGAGGAGGTTGAATAAAATGGAAGAAAGAATAGTAATTGCGGGATTTGGCGGACAAGGTGTAATGGCATTAGGTCAACTTTTAACATATTCAGGTATGACAGAGGATAAAAAAGTATCTTGGTTACCTTCTTATGGTCCAGAAATGAGAGGAGGAACTGCAAACTGTAATGTTATTATATCATCAGATGCAGTAGGTTCTCCTGTTGTAATAGATTCAACTTCAGCAATAGTAATGAATAGACCTTCCTTAGAGAAATTTGAAGATTCAGTAGTGCCAGAGGGAAGACTATTTATTAACTCATCATTAATAGATAGAAAAACTACTAGAGATGATATAGAAGTATATTATATTCCAGCTAATGAAATAGCTAATGAAATTGGTAACCCAAGAGTAGCTAATATGGTAATGCTAGGAGCGTTTTTAGAAGCTACAAAGGCAGTTGAGGTAGATACTATATTAAATAAAGCATTTACAGCAGTATTTGGAGAAAATAGAGTTAATTTACTTCCAATAAATAAAGAAGCATTAGAAAGAGGAGCAGAATTAGTAAAAGAACAAAAGAAAGCAATTCTATAGATTATAAATTGAACTTTTAAATATGAATAGCCCTCTGTCTCTTGACAGAGGGCTTATTCACTTAGGGATAGTTCATATCATTATATTTTAGTTATTAAGATTAAACTTCTTCTACCTCTACTGAGCAACAATGTGGATGTTCATGACAGTGTGGAGGTTGAACTGTGCCTCCAACGGATGGAACTTGAACCTGTCTGTTCTGTAGAACTTTAAGTGTAAGTTCTATAACCATTTTTTCTTCGATCTTTTTGAATTCTCTTTCTTCAAAAGGAAACTCCCTGTCATGAGGGTGCTTGCGATCAATAAATTCATCGAATTCAAAAATTCTTGCTCTGATTAGTTCGCAGAACGGAAGTTCGTTGAAGTTTTCAGTTGTGAATTGATTAAATTCTGATAGATCTCCTGATAATAATTGATCTTTTTCAGCAAAGTGTTTATTTGGCAAATCACTTACCTTTAAAAACTCAAACTCTGATCTGGAATTTAGAGCAAGGGTTTCAGGTGGTGTGAAAAACTCAATTGGTGTTGAACATTCAAAAGGAACATCTACAGTGCAATGACGGATATCGCCACATACTCCTTTCCAGTTTGAGCATTCTGCTGTAGAGAAGTCTATATTTTTACGAACAAAGCCTTTGATAAATAGAATATTAGTGGGTTGAAGTAAAGTACATTGAGTAATTTTCAACTTTTTCTTAATGTCTTTAACTTCAAGAGCTGGCTCAGGTAATCGAATAAGAGCATTAACATTAAATCTAATAGTTAACTCCGCTAATACTACAGGTATCTTTACAACGACACCTGATGTTATACCCCTTGGGGTTATCGGAATATTTTTACAATTATCTAAAACTTGACTATGAACATCAACACAAGGTTCATGATGTTTTGAGCTAACATTACATACTTTAGCAGGACTTGTCATAATTTTGTGCGAATGTCCCAAATTACTATCTACAACACTTACATTACTAACGTTTAATCCTTCTACATGTTTATTCATGCTTTATTTCCTCCTCGATATAATCTGGATGTTGATAACTCGGATGTCATGTCCCTACTATAATATATTCTCGAACTTAGATTAGGTGATAGTATTTTATAGAAAATTGTCTGAAAATACATTTTGTAAAAATAGTTATTATATGGTATAATATTTCTAGTTTCGAAAAGAATAATCGCTGAATTCACTTTTTGAAGCGGGGGAACCAATATTTTGGGGTGAATCCTTTATAGGACGGGCATAACCCTTTAGCCCGAACCCGACAGCTAACCTCGTAAGCGTATTAAAGGGGGCAGAAAAAAGTACTGATCTCAGAGCTATGGTTGCCCATAGTTTTTTTTGTCCCTCCAATGTGGTTGACATAAAAAATGAGAGGAGAGATATTAATGATGGGATTAAACTTTACTATTGTTGGTGCTGGGAATGGCGGTATGGCAATGGCAGGTTATTTGGCCATGATGGGGTATAAAGTAAATTTATATAATAGAACCTTAGAAAATATAATTCCTTTAATAAAAAATCCAATAATATCCTTAACAGGTGAAGAAAAAGGTATTGGAGTATTAAATAAAGTAACCGATATAATGAAAGAAGCCATAGAGGGGGCAGATATAATTATGGTTACAGTTCCTGCCATGGGACATTATCAGATAGCAGTGGAGATGGCACCATATCTAAAAGATGGCCAAATCATAGTACTTAATCCTGGGCGTACAGGAGGAGCTTTAGAAGTATATGAGACAATAAAAAGACACAAATGTGAAAAGGATATAGTTGTCGCAGAAGCTCAGACATTTATCTATGCTTGTAGAGCAACATCAAGCAATAGTGCACATATTTTTCAAGTAAAAAATGAAGTGACCATAGCTTCCATACCTTCATCTAAGACAAATCATGTTATTAATCTATTGCAATTTGCTTATCCACAGTTTATTCCTGCTAGTGATGTTTTAGAAACAAGCATAAATAATTACGGGGCAATTTTCCATCCAGCACCAACCCTATTAAATAGTGGTCATATCGAAAGAGGAGCACCATTTGAGTATTATACAGAAGGAATAACTCCATCTATAGGAGATTTTATAGAAAAGATGGATAAAGAAAGAATGGAAATAGGAAGGGCTCTTCAGATAAACACCTTATCAGCTAAAGATTGGCTATACGAATCCTATGGAGCAAAGGGAAATAATCTATACGAAACGGTTCAGAATAATCCAGCATATAAGGGACTTCAAGCACCTAAAGGCTTGTCTATAAGATATATATATGAAGACGTACCATATAGCTTAATACCAATGTCTTCCATAGCAAGAGAATTGGGGATAAAAACACCAGCTATTAACTCCATTATAAATATTGCAGAATTAATTACTGGAAAAGATTTTCATATGGAAGGCAGAACCATAGAGAGATTAGGTCTCAAGGGATTAGCTGTACATGAGATGCATAAGATTGCACAAATAGGCAAAACAGATAAAAAAGATGAGGAGGGTGTTGCTTAGTGAAAAAAATTATTGCAGGTACTCTAGGTAACTGTGTTCATGTGGCAGGAATAATGAACTATTTAAACCTAGCGGAAAAGGAAAATTATGATACTGATTTTATTGGAATAGGAAAGTCAGTGGATGAAATAATAATGTTAATTCATGAGAAGAAGCCTAATATAGTGGCTCTATCCTATAGATTGACACCTGAACCACTTCATAAAATTTTAGAAGAATTGAGAGATAAAATAAATAAAAACAATATAAGAAATATCACTTGGCTATTTGGAGGAACAGAGCCAACGGGCCTAGTAGCAAAAGAATATCAAATATTTGATAAAATATTTGATAGCACAGAAGATATCGACGAAGTTATAGCATATTTAAAAGGAAAAAATTACTCAGGAGAAGAATCTTATCCAAGAGAATTAATATCTAGAATTAAATCCAAATATCCATATCCAATATTAAGACATCATTTAGGATTACCTACCATAGAAGAAACAGTGAAATCCATAGAAAAAGTCGCAGAGGCAAAAGTAATAGATATAATATCCCTTGCACCAGACCAAAATGCTCAAGAATTTTTCTTTGATCAAGAAAACATGGATGAAAGATTAAATGGAGCAGGAGGGGTACCCTTAAGAAATAAAGAAGATTTTAAAAAACTTTATAACGCAGCACAAGGAGGGAATTTCCCACTATTAAGATCTTATAGTGGGACAAAAAATATAATTCCCTTTGCAGAAGTCCTAAAGGAAAGTATAGACAATGCTTGGTGTGCAGTTCCATTATTTTGGTATAGCGAACTAGATGGAAGAGGACCAAGGAAATTAATAGATGCCATAAAAGAAAATCAAGAGGTAATGAAATGGCATGGGGAAAGAAATATCCCAGTAGAAGTAAACGACCCTCATCATTGGAGTCTAAGGGATGCCCACGATGCCATAGGAGTAGCCGTAGCTTATATTGCAGCATATAATGCGAAGAAAATGGGGGTCAAGGATTATATTGCTCAATATATGTTTAATGTCCCAGCATCTATTTCACCAGAAATGGATTTAGGTAAGATGTTGGCAAAGATAGAATTAATAGAAAGTCTAGTAGATAAAGATTTCAATGTATATCGTCAAGCAAGGGCAGGTTTAGCAAGTTTTCCTACTAACCTTTATCAAGCAAAAGGACAATTAGCAGCTTCAGCATATCTAGCCATGGCAATTAAACCTCATATATATCATGTAGTAGGATTTTG
Encoded proteins:
- a CDS encoding 2-oxoacid:acceptor oxidoreductase family protein, giving the protein MEERIVIAGFGGQGVMALGQLLTYSGMTEDKKVSWLPSYGPEMRGGTANCNVIISSDAVGSPVVIDSTSAIVMNRPSLEKFEDSVVPEGRLFINSSLIDRKTTRDDIEVYYIPANEIANEIGNPRVANMVMLGAFLEATKAVEVDTILNKAFTAVFGENRVNLLPINKEALERGAELVKEQKKAIL
- a CDS encoding NAD/NADP octopine/nopaline dehydrogenase family protein, producing MMGLNFTIVGAGNGGMAMAGYLAMMGYKVNLYNRTLENIIPLIKNPIISLTGEEKGIGVLNKVTDIMKEAIEGADIIMVTVPAMGHYQIAVEMAPYLKDGQIIVLNPGRTGGALEVYETIKRHKCEKDIVVAEAQTFIYACRATSSNSAHIFQVKNEVTIASIPSSKTNHVINLLQFAYPQFIPASDVLETSINNYGAIFHPAPTLLNSGHIERGAPFEYYTEGITPSIGDFIEKMDKERMEIGRALQINTLSAKDWLYESYGAKGNNLYETVQNNPAYKGLQAPKGLSIRYIYEDVPYSLIPMSSIARELGIKTPAINSIINIAELITGKDFHMEGRTIERLGLKGLAVHEMHKIAQIGKTDKKDEEGVA
- a CDS encoding cobalamin B12-binding domain-containing protein translates to MKKIIAGTLGNCVHVAGIMNYLNLAEKENYDTDFIGIGKSVDEIIMLIHEKKPNIVALSYRLTPEPLHKILEELRDKINKNNIRNITWLFGGTEPTGLVAKEYQIFDKIFDSTEDIDEVIAYLKGKNYSGEESYPRELISRIKSKYPYPILRHHLGLPTIEETVKSIEKVAEAKVIDIISLAPDQNAQEFFFDQENMDERLNGAGGVPLRNKEDFKKLYNAAQGGNFPLLRSYSGTKNIIPFAEVLKESIDNAWCAVPLFWYSELDGRGPRKLIDAIKENQEVMKWHGERNIPVEVNDPHHWSLRDAHDAIGVAVAYIAAYNAKKMGVKDYIAQYMFNVPASISPEMDLGKMLAKIELIESLVDKDFNVYRQARAGLASFPTNLYQAKGQLAASAYLAMAIKPHIYHVVGFCEAHHAAKADDIIESAMIVRGILKNEFLGSVDMTNDKNVLERKNTLIKEAKIIIESIKSLNLNLEDPLTDPETLTEAVRIGILDAPHLQGSQIAKGQLKTRMVSGGLYAYDEKQKKIITEKERINLLLKEAGYLEI
- a CDS encoding CsxC family protein; protein product: MNKHVEGLNVSNVSVVDSNLGHSHKIMTSPAKVCNVSSKHHEPCVDVHSQVLDNCKNIPITPRGITSGVVVKIPVVLAELTIRFNVNALIRLPEPALEVKDIKKKLKITQCTLLQPTNILFIKGFVRKNIDFSTAECSNWKGVCGDIRHCTVDVPFECSTPIEFFTPPETLALNSRSEFEFLKVSDLPNKHFAEKDQLLSGDLSEFNQFTTENFNELPFCELIRARIFEFDEFIDRKHPHDREFPFEEREFKKIEEKMVIELTLKVLQNRQVQVPSVGGTVQPPHCHEHPHCCSVEVEEV